The stretch of DNA TTGATGCCTCCCGAGGGATTCAGTGCAAGCCCCGGGAACGGACCGTGGAGGTCGCGGACGTAGTCGGGTCCCGCGGCGCGGGCGGGGAAGATCTTGATGGCTGCCGCTCCTAGGTCCACCGCCGCCAACACTTCCGTTGGGGTGTAGGCGCCATGATGACAGGGACGTTGCGGGGCCCGGCGACCTGAGCGACGGACTCACGGACCGCGGGTGTGACCAGAAACTGCGCGCCTGCATTGATTGGGGTGCCGGCGTCCTCGGCCGTCAGCACCGTCCCCACCCCGACCACCGCAGCATTGTCGATGGTTGCGCCGGCGAGGTGTGCCAGGACGCCCGGTGTCGTCAACGCGAGCTCGACCGCACGAAGCCCGCCAGTGGCCAGTGCCGTGACCAGAGAAGCGACATCGAATGGTTGCGACACGCGCACGACGGTGACCGCGCGATCCTCGGCGATCACTTGCAGCGCGGCCGCGCTCACTGATCTGTCACCTTGCTCAGGAACTGGATCGTCTTGGGATGCTGGGGGTTATCGAACGGGTGAGCACCACCAAGGTCATACCGTCGTGGGCCAGGCTGCGCATCCCGTTCGTCATCTCGCGGACGAGTTCGGGATCCAGCGCTGCTGCCGGCTGCACCGCTAAGCGTAGGCGCGGTTGTCACAGGCTCTCGGCGAACCGGCGCACGGCGTCGCCGGCGGCCTCGGCAGCTTCGGCATGGCCGGGCCGTGGCCGGAGGCCGATCAACCCGGTGGCCGGCTGCAGCGTGACCTCTGCGAGCAGTTCGCCCGTCGTCGGCTCGCAGACCGCCCACGAGTAGGTTGCGTCCGACCCCCATTGGGCGCTGCGCCGCGCCACGTAGTCGGGGTCCGTCTCACCCAGTTCTGCCAGCGCCGGTCGGTCATCGATGCGGTCATCCGCTCGAAGCGCACGCAAATACCAAGCACCTGCATTGATTTCGACGGCCTCCACGCGTCTGATGGTAGGCATGAAGATCACAGTTATCGGGGCGAGCGGTCTCATTGGCTCCAAGGTCGTCGACCTCCTCACCGCCGAGGGCCACGACGTGGTCGCTGCGTCGCGCGGATCGGGCGTCGACGTGCTGACCGGCGCGGGCGTTGCCGAGGCGCTCAGCGGCGCCGACGTGCTCGTCGACGTCGTCAATTCGCCGTCGTTCGAGGACGATCCCGTGATGGAGTTCTTCAAGAAGTCGACCACCAACCTGGTGGTTGTGGCGGCGCGCGCCAACGTCGGCCACTACGTCGCGCTGTCGATCGTCGGTGTCGACGCGTTACCAGATAGCGGCTACCTGCGGGCAAAGGTGGTGCAGGAGAAGATCATCACCGAATCGGGCCTGCCATACACGATCGTGCGGGCGACGCAATTCGCCGAATTCACCGACGCCATCACGGATTCGATGGCCGACGAGGATCAGGTGCGGGTACCGGACGCGTTGATTCAACCGATCGCCGCCGCCGACGTCGCCAACTCCGTCGCCCGCGCGGCCGTCGCCGAGCCTCTCAACGGCGTCGTGAATATCGGTGGGCCACAGAAGATCTCGTTCGAGCAGATGGCCCGCGACACGTTGGCGCGCCGGGGCGAGGACAAGGAGGTCGTCATCGACCCCGATGCGCAGTACTTCGGTACGAAGCTGGCCGAACGCAGCCTGGTGACCCCAGACTGATTGCGATTTCGGCGCGCTGCCGCCCGCTCAGCGTCCGTCGGCGCGCCGAAATCACTTGATCTCGGCGAGCACCGTTCCTTGAGTGATCGCGGCGCCGGCCTCGACGGCCAGGCCGGTGATGGTGCCGTCCTTGTGGGCGGTGACGGGGTTCTCCATTTTCATCGCCTCGAGCACCACCACGAGATCGCCCGCCGACACCTGCTGGCCCTCCTCGACGGCCACCTTCACGACGGTGCCCTGCATCGGCGCGGTCACCGCGTCGCCGGACGCGGCAGCGCCGGAGTGTGCACCACGCTTGCGGGGCTTGGGCTTCTTGCGCACGACGCCGCCCGCAGCGGGCGCACCGCCGTTGCCGATCGCGAGGTCGCCGGGCAGCGACACCTCGAGCCTGCGGCCACCGACCTCGACCACGACGGTCTGCCGCGGGATGGTGTCCTCTTCTTCGATCGGATCGCCACCGGTGAACGGCTCGACGGTGTTGTCCCACTCCGTCTCGATCCAGCGGGTGTGCACGGTGAAGCCGTCGTCATCACCGATGAACGCCGGGTCGGACACGATCGCGCGGTGGAAGGGGATGACGGTCGCGAGGCCCTCGACGTTGAACTCGGCAAGGGCCCGGCGGGACCGGGCCAACGCCTCGCCGCGAGTCGCGCCGTACACGATCAGCTTGGCCAGCATCGAGTCGAACTGGCCGCCGATCACCGAGCCGCTCTCCACGCCGGAGTCCAGTCGCACGCCCGGGCCGCTCGGCGGCTCGAACTTGGTCACCGGGCCGGGCGCGGGCAGGAAGCCACGGCCTGCGTCTTCGCCATTGATCCGGAACTCGATGGCGTGTCCGCGCGGCGTCGGGTCTTCGGTGATGTCCAGGGTCTCGCCGTTGGCGATCTTGAACTGCTGAAGCACCAGGTCGATGCCCGCGGTCTCCTCGGTCACCGGATGCTCGACCTGCAGACGGGTGTTGACCTCGAGGAAGGAGATCAGCCCGTCCTGGCCGACCAGGTATTCGACGGTGCCTGCGCCGTAGTAGCCGGCTTCCTTGCAGATGCGCTTGGCCGACTCGTGGATCTCCTTGCGCTGCGCGTCGGTCAGGAACGGCGCAGGCGCTTCTTCGACAAGCTTCTGGAACCGGCGCTGCAGCGAGCAGTCGCGGGTGCCTGCGACGACGACATTGCCGTGCTGGTCGGCGATGACCTGGGCCTCGACGTGGCGTGGCTTGTCGAGGTATCGCTCGACGAAGCATTCGCCGCGACCGAACGCCGCAACAGCCTCACGGGTCGCCGAGTCGAACAGCTCGGGGATCTCCTCGATGGTGC from Mycobacterium sp. JS623 encodes:
- a CDS encoding acetyl-CoA carboxylase biotin carboxylase subunit; protein product: MPSHASSKISKVLVANRGEIAVRVIRAAKDAGLTSVAVYAEPDADAPHVRLADEAFALGGQTSAESYLDFAKLLDAAEKSGANAIHPGYGFLSENADFAQAVLDAGLIWIGPSPQSIRDLGDKVTARHIAARAQAPLVPGTPDPVKNADEVVAFAKEYGVPIAIKAAFGGGGRGMKVARTIEEIPELFDSATREAVAAFGRGECFVERYLDKPRHVEAQVIADQHGNVVVAGTRDCSLQRRFQKLVEEAPAPFLTDAQRKEIHESAKRICKEAGYYGAGTVEYLVGQDGLISFLEVNTRLQVEHPVTEETAGIDLVLQQFKIANGETLDITEDPTPRGHAIEFRINGEDAGRGFLPAPGPVTKFEPPSGPGVRLDSGVESGSVIGGQFDSMLAKLIVYGATRGEALARSRRALAEFNVEGLATVIPFHRAIVSDPAFIGDDDGFTVHTRWIETEWDNTVEPFTGGDPIEEEDTIPRQTVVVEVGGRRLEVSLPGDLAIGNGGAPAAGGVVRKKPKPRKRGAHSGAAASGDAVTAPMQGTVVKVAVEEGQQVSAGDLVVVLEAMKMENPVTAHKDGTITGLAVEAGAAITQGTVLAEIK
- a CDS encoding SDR family oxidoreductase, translating into MKITVIGASGLIGSKVVDLLTAEGHDVVAASRGSGVDVLTGAGVAEALSGADVLVDVVNSPSFEDDPVMEFFKKSTTNLVVVAARANVGHYVALSIVGVDALPDSGYLRAKVVQEKIITESGLPYTIVRATQFAEFTDAITDSMADEDQVRVPDALIQPIAAADVANSVARAAVAEPLNGVVNIGGPQKISFEQMARDTLARRGEDKEVVIDPDAQYFGTKLAERSLVTPD